From a region of the Geothrix sp. 21YS21S-2 genome:
- the mrdA gene encoding penicillin-binding protein 2, with the protein MEILNRSLIHRRISVMRTVTLSMILGLVLAYGWVQLGMRREMQRLAFSQAVKTRTTPAPRGIIFDRNGNKIVDNRRALHLVIQNEDLPSDPAQIDALAQSLQLEPEQLRRRIQAIRQAAGNRMLTLLDNLDDSALARAEVLRARFPFLSIEVAPRRVYLGQDLAGHALGYVGEVTPAELEKNPDRYQLGEIIGRTGFESSRNDRLRGVDGQRKILVDYLGREVAVFGQNEAKPGRSVFLTIDAGLQQTLKEALGTENGAGVVLDLRDGGILAMYSSPSYDPNIFLNRLTQEQVDKYWNNPERPMLDRVTQGRYAPGSTFKLLVALAALEKGIITPETAFHCAGHKVFYNRDFRCDATHGTVNLIAAIARSCDIYFYELGMRLDIDDIYNTAAKYGLTVPTGVDLPHEATSRVPSREWKKRVKKEKWWPGETVSVAIGQGANSLTPIGLARFYAMLATRGKLLTPHLLYGIRPEDNRPMELFTPPPPKDTGLDPKIQAVLEEGLYEVVHSGTAAASALQGVTMVGKTGTSQVTTFVDKSHYAKLAKKLKDNALFAGYAPRENPQIAFVVVAENAGFGASSAAPVAKKLVQYWFIDRLKKPLPPPSAKIPDEFAPPPAQEGGEEP; encoded by the coding sequence GTGGAGATCCTGAACCGCAGCCTCATCCACCGCCGCATCTCCGTGATGCGCACCGTCACCCTTTCCATGATCCTGGGCCTGGTGCTGGCCTACGGCTGGGTGCAGCTGGGCATGCGCCGGGAGATGCAGCGCCTGGCCTTCTCCCAGGCCGTGAAGACCCGCACCACCCCGGCCCCCCGCGGCATCATCTTCGACCGCAACGGCAACAAGATCGTGGACAACCGCCGGGCCCTGCACCTGGTCATCCAGAACGAGGACCTGCCCTCGGACCCCGCCCAGATCGACGCCCTGGCCCAGAGCCTCCAGCTGGAGCCCGAGCAGCTGCGGCGCCGGATCCAGGCCATCCGGCAGGCCGCGGGCAACCGCATGCTCACGCTCCTGGACAACCTGGACGATTCGGCGCTGGCCCGGGCCGAGGTGCTGCGCGCGCGGTTCCCCTTCCTCAGCATCGAAGTCGCCCCCCGGCGCGTGTACCTGGGCCAGGACCTGGCCGGCCACGCCCTGGGCTACGTGGGGGAGGTCACCCCCGCGGAGCTGGAGAAGAACCCGGACCGCTACCAGCTGGGCGAGATCATCGGCCGCACCGGGTTCGAGAGCTCGCGCAACGACCGCCTGCGGGGCGTGGACGGCCAGCGGAAGATCCTGGTGGACTACCTGGGCCGGGAAGTGGCCGTGTTCGGCCAGAACGAAGCCAAGCCCGGCCGCAGCGTCTTCCTCACCATCGACGCGGGCCTCCAGCAGACCCTCAAGGAGGCCCTGGGCACGGAGAACGGCGCGGGCGTGGTGCTGGACCTGCGTGACGGCGGCATCCTGGCGATGTATTCCAGCCCCTCGTACGACCCCAACATCTTCCTCAACCGGCTCACCCAGGAGCAGGTCGACAAGTACTGGAACAACCCCGAGCGCCCCATGCTGGACCGGGTCACCCAGGGGCGCTACGCCCCCGGCTCAACCTTCAAGCTCCTGGTGGCCCTTGCCGCCCTGGAGAAGGGCATCATCACCCCCGAGACGGCCTTCCACTGCGCCGGGCACAAGGTCTTCTACAACCGCGACTTCCGCTGCGACGCCACCCACGGGACCGTGAACCTCATCGCCGCCATCGCCCGCAGCTGCGACATCTACTTCTACGAGCTGGGCATGCGCCTGGACATCGACGACATCTACAACACCGCGGCCAAGTACGGCCTCACCGTGCCCACCGGCGTGGACCTGCCCCACGAGGCCACCTCGCGCGTGCCCAGCCGGGAGTGGAAGAAGCGGGTGAAGAAGGAGAAGTGGTGGCCCGGCGAGACCGTCAGCGTGGCCATCGGCCAGGGCGCCAACAGCCTCACCCCCATCGGCCTGGCGCGGTTCTACGCCATGCTGGCCACCCGGGGCAAGCTGCTGACCCCCCACCTCCTCTACGGCATCCGCCCCGAGGACAACCGGCCCATGGAGCTCTTCACTCCGCCCCCGCCCAAGGACACCGGCCTGGACCCTAAGATTCAGGCCGTGCTGGAGGAGGGGCTCTACGAAGTGGTCCACTCGGGCACCGCCGCGGCCTCAGCCCTGCAGGGCGTCACGATGGTGGGCAAGACCGGCACCAGCCAGGTCACCACCTTCGTGGACAAGAGCCACTACGCCAAGCTCGCCAAGAAGCTCAAGGACAACGCGCTCTTCGCGGGCTACGCGCCCCGGGAGAACCCCCAGATCGCCTTCGTGGTGGTGGCCGAGAACGCGGGCTTCGGCGCCTCCAGCGCGGCCCCCGTGGCCAAGAAGCTCGTGCAGTACTGGTTCATCGACCGCCTCAAGAAGCCCCTGCCGCCCCCCAGCGCGAAGATCCCGGACGAGTTCGCCCCGCCCCCGGCCCAGGAAGGCGGCGAGGAGCCGTGA
- the mreC gene encoding rod shape-determining protein MreC — protein sequence MRRSAWGWNPTGRRRWAIVVLLLGHLLWILLGRGTSNRWRHLLDLVSTPSRAVSARLEIWKDNRRQKVSTYREAVAEVERLRAQVAAFQAARDAAAPRLAEAEEATRLLGLKKLLPLTFRTARIISNVRRAPFGGMILDLGEDGGLQPDQGVICPEGVVGRVWDVGPTQASLLPLDAYNASTGVMLARSRATGVLQGLGPGKAALRYIGSQEVVQVGEPVYTSGLDRNFPRGLLVGYVTSVRPRDTELQVEVALSAPLDRVSLVLVLPPRPQLELQAPAPQPQAAKPGRKAKGAK from the coding sequence ATGCGTCGCAGCGCCTGGGGCTGGAACCCGACCGGACGCAGGCGCTGGGCCATCGTGGTCCTCCTGCTGGGGCACCTCCTCTGGATCCTCCTGGGCCGGGGGACCTCCAACCGCTGGCGCCATCTGCTGGATCTGGTGTCCACACCCTCCCGGGCGGTGTCCGCGCGCCTGGAAATATGGAAGGACAACCGCCGGCAGAAGGTGTCCACGTACCGCGAGGCCGTGGCCGAGGTGGAGCGCCTGCGGGCCCAGGTGGCCGCCTTCCAGGCCGCGCGGGACGCCGCCGCCCCGCGCCTGGCCGAAGCGGAGGAGGCGACCCGCCTGCTGGGCCTCAAGAAGCTGCTGCCCCTGACCTTCCGGACCGCCCGCATCATCTCCAACGTCCGCCGGGCCCCCTTCGGGGGCATGATCCTGGACCTGGGGGAGGACGGCGGGCTCCAGCCCGACCAGGGCGTGATCTGCCCGGAAGGGGTGGTGGGCCGCGTATGGGACGTGGGCCCCACCCAGGCCAGCCTCCTGCCCCTGGACGCCTACAACGCCTCCACGGGGGTCATGCTGGCCCGCAGCCGAGCCACTGGCGTCCTGCAGGGCCTGGGGCCCGGCAAGGCGGCCCTGCGCTACATTGGTAGCCAGGAGGTCGTCCAGGTGGGTGAGCCCGTGTACACGTCGGGTCTCGACCGCAATTTCCCCCGGGGGCTCCTGGTGGGCTACGTGACCTCCGTGCGGCCCCGGGACACGGAACTGCAGGTGGAAGTGGCCCTTTCGGCCCCCCTGGACCGGGTCTCGCTCGTGCTGGTCCTGCCCCCGCGCCCGCAGCTGGAGCTCCAGGCGCCCGCGCCCCAGCCCCAGGCCGCCAAGCCCGGCCGGAAGGCGAAGGGGGCGAAATGA
- a CDS encoding rod shape-determining protein, whose protein sequence is MPTPFSSQFWSNLFTSDLAIDLGTASVLIYTRQAGRIVVYEPSIVALNTQTHEVEAVGDEAKQLLGRTPQGVQTIRPMKDGMIYEVDAAEKMLAAFIKKARPNRGIARTRIVVSVPPRAHQVARRAVKQVCYDAKAGEVFLVDQTMVAAIGAGLAINEKRGCMIVDIGGGTTDVAVISYNGKVFSDSILVAGDEMDEAIIKYIREKYNVLISEAAAEEVKWSLGSAYTSDKTRTMSISGRDQFEGLPKTLTLNDTEIREALAEPISAIIDLVRKALNETPPQLAADLIDRGICLTGGGSKIQGLDVRLSKETHLPCYRAENPETAVVRGTAMLLEDIPFLRRIQILD, encoded by the coding sequence GTGCCTACCCCCTTCTCGAGTCAATTCTGGTCCAATTTGTTCACGTCGGATCTGGCCATCGACCTGGGCACCGCCTCCGTGCTCATCTACACCCGCCAGGCCGGCCGGATCGTCGTTTACGAGCCATCCATTGTGGCCCTCAACACCCAGACCCACGAGGTCGAGGCCGTGGGTGACGAGGCCAAGCAGCTCCTGGGCCGCACCCCCCAGGGCGTGCAGACCATCCGTCCCATGAAGGACGGGATGATCTACGAGGTGGACGCCGCCGAGAAGATGCTGGCGGCCTTCATCAAGAAGGCCCGGCCCAACCGGGGCATCGCCCGCACCCGCATCGTCGTGAGCGTCCCCCCCCGGGCGCACCAGGTGGCCCGCAGGGCCGTCAAGCAGGTGTGCTACGACGCCAAGGCCGGCGAGGTCTTCCTCGTGGACCAGACCATGGTGGCCGCCATCGGGGCCGGCCTGGCCATCAACGAGAAGCGGGGCTGCATGATCGTCGATATCGGCGGCGGCACCACCGACGTGGCGGTCATCTCCTACAACGGCAAGGTCTTCTCCGACTCCATCCTGGTCGCCGGCGACGAGATGGATGAAGCGATCATCAAATACATCCGCGAGAAGTACAACGTCCTCATCTCCGAGGCCGCCGCCGAGGAAGTGAAGTGGAGCCTGGGCTCCGCCTACACCTCTGACAAGACCCGCACCATGAGCATCTCCGGCCGGGACCAGTTCGAGGGCCTGCCCAAGACCCTCACCCTCAACGACACCGAGATCCGGGAAGCCCTCGCCGAGCCCATAAGCGCCATCATCGACCTGGTGCGCAAGGCCCTGAACGAGACCCCGCCCCAGCTGGCCGCGGACCTCATCGACCGGGGAATCTGCCTCACCGGGGGCGGTTCCAAGATCCAGGGCCTCGACGTGCGCCTGAGCAAGGAGACCCACCTGCCCTGCTACCGCGCCGAGAACCCCGAGACCGCCGTGGTGCGCGGGACCGCCATGCTCCTGGAGGACATCCCCTTCCTGAGGCGGATCCAGATCCTCGACTAG
- a CDS encoding glutaredoxin family protein — protein sequence MNLEVYTATWCPDCRRLDRWLEEAGVAHTTVDIEAVPGAAELLERETGKRAIPYIRVGGTAWVRGYHRELPQRLDPDLLVRELLGAAEG from the coding sequence TTGAATCTCGAGGTATATACCGCCACATGGTGTCCGGACTGCCGCCGCCTGGACCGGTGGCTGGAGGAGGCCGGGGTGGCCCACACCACCGTGGACATCGAAGCCGTGCCCGGGGCCGCCGAACTGCTTGAGCGGGAAACCGGCAAGCGGGCCATCCCCTACATCCGGGTGGGGGGCACGGCCTGGGTCCGCGGCTACCACCGGGAACTTCCCCAGCGCCTGGACCCCGATCTTCTGGTCCGGGAGCTATTGGGGGCGGCGGAAGGCTGA
- the gatD gene encoding Glu-tRNA(Gln) amidotransferase subunit GatD → MSEIERDDRYQGYRGTARAALEQYGIGVWSEVEVVNDRGSVFKGVILPRSETFDDLHIVIKLVNGYNVGVVASRIASARELGYKKAVYRIPEKAFPVDSRKKNVTLLGTGGTIASRLDYRTGAVIPAFTPGELYGAVPELADIANMDTKKLFGVFSENMGPEQYIALAKAIGEEIARGVDGIVIGHGTDTMSHTGAILSFMVQNSPVPIVLVGSQRSSDRPSSDAALNLMNAVRTAAECDIAEVMLCMFGPTSDNYDLLHRGTRCRKMHSSYRSTFRTIGATPLATVARERGGNGQYFTYLTDDFLKRDKKRVPVINPSFEEKVTIQYYYPNFNPDIIDGLSSMGYRGMVIAGTGLGHINKPLYPAVRRAIEKGMTVVMTVQTIWGYAQMYVYDTGRDLLNLGIIPMDNMLPETAYMKLAWVLGQTDDPAEIRRMLLAPVNHEITPREPHNGYLVLQGGLPEVEAFIGQHWK, encoded by the coding sequence ATGAGCGAAATCGAACGGGACGACCGCTACCAGGGCTACCGCGGCACCGCCCGCGCCGCCCTCGAACAGTACGGCATCGGCGTGTGGAGCGAAGTGGAGGTCGTCAACGACCGGGGCTCGGTGTTCAAGGGCGTGATCCTGCCCCGCAGCGAGACCTTCGACGATCTCCACATCGTCATCAAGCTGGTCAACGGCTACAACGTGGGCGTGGTGGCCTCCCGCATCGCCTCCGCCCGGGAACTGGGGTACAAGAAGGCCGTCTACAGGATCCCCGAGAAAGCCTTCCCGGTGGATTCCCGCAAGAAGAACGTCACGCTCCTGGGCACCGGCGGCACCATCGCCTCCCGCCTGGACTACCGCACCGGCGCCGTGATCCCCGCCTTCACCCCCGGCGAGCTGTACGGCGCCGTGCCCGAGCTGGCCGACATCGCCAACATGGACACCAAGAAGCTCTTCGGGGTCTTCAGCGAGAACATGGGTCCCGAGCAGTACATCGCCCTGGCCAAGGCCATCGGCGAGGAGATCGCGCGCGGGGTCGACGGCATCGTCATCGGCCACGGCACCGACACCATGAGCCACACCGGCGCCATCCTGAGCTTCATGGTCCAGAACTCCCCCGTTCCCATCGTCCTGGTGGGAAGCCAGCGCAGCTCGGACCGGCCCTCGTCGGACGCCGCGCTCAACCTCATGAACGCCGTGCGCACCGCCGCCGAGTGCGACATCGCGGAAGTGATGCTCTGCATGTTCGGCCCCACCTCGGACAACTACGACCTCCTGCACCGCGGCACCCGCTGCCGCAAGATGCACTCCAGCTACCGCAGCACCTTCCGCACCATCGGCGCCACCCCCCTGGCCACCGTGGCCCGGGAGCGCGGCGGGAACGGGCAGTACTTCACCTACCTCACCGACGACTTCCTCAAGCGCGACAAGAAGCGGGTCCCCGTCATCAACCCGAGCTTCGAGGAGAAGGTCACCATCCAGTACTACTACCCCAACTTCAACCCCGACATCATCGACGGCCTGTCCAGCATGGGCTACCGCGGCATGGTCATCGCCGGCACCGGCCTGGGCCACATCAACAAGCCCCTCTACCCCGCCGTCAGGCGCGCCATCGAGAAGGGCATGACCGTGGTCATGACCGTGCAGACCATCTGGGGCTACGCCCAGATGTACGTCTACGACACCGGCCGGGACCTCCTGAACCTGGGCATCATCCCCATGGACAACATGCTTCCGGAGACCGCCTACATGAAGCTGGCCTGGGTGCTGGGCCAGACCGACGACCCCGCGGAGATCCGGCGCATGCTGCTGGCCCCCGTGAACCACGAGATCACGCCGCGGGAGCCCCACAACGGCTACCTGGTCCTCCAGGGCGGCCTCCCCGAGGTGGAGGCCTTCATCGGCCAGCACTGGAAGTAG
- the gatE gene encoding Glu-tRNA(Gln) amidotransferase subunit GatE — MIEKLDYQSAGLISGLEVHQQLLTAHKLFCRCPAGLYTDSHDGEVLRHMRPTLSELGEYDGTALMEFKTKKEIIYLLNHLNVCTYEMDDTPPFLVNQEAIDVAIELCLAMGMDIIDEVHIARKQYLDGSIPTGFQRTAIVGMNGGLPFKGRNLTVTHLSIEEDSCREVSDKGHRIVWRTDRLGMPLTETVTGPDLRTPEEVRDAITLCGLVARSTGRVRTGLGASRQDVNVSVRGGSRVEIKGVPKAGYAVKLVHNEGVRQVNLLRFREELNRRGMREPSDIRTTAFDVTDIFQGVDLGFMQRAIRGGGRIFAVKLEGGMGLAQFPTQPDTTFLDELSGRIRVIACLDEAPVVLSGQHLPEFPAKHRVLDRLRRKLRVAENDDYYIVCGPEADCRTAAEEIRLRYVDALKGVPQETRQAMVGGFTTFERILPGPDRMYPDTDSPPTRITAERVEAARARMKPTPWERFHQFGAWGVPPETTEFLIRRGGVAIVDAVVQLTGVDGLVAAVEIGQRAKALKRRGIPMERLGVNEWVQIFDLLTGGQIAREAIPALATHMAEHPGTGAETAMSALGFGIQPRDVWSRQLSFLSMEDYRIDLGDSDAKRLRFLAGRAMKDLLGKAPARDVADYLRTRLTQEASR; from the coding sequence ATGATCGAGAAGCTGGACTATCAATCGGCAGGATTGATTTCGGGCCTGGAGGTGCATCAGCAGCTCCTGACGGCCCACAAGCTGTTCTGCCGCTGCCCCGCCGGCCTCTACACCGACTCCCACGACGGCGAGGTGCTGCGGCACATGCGCCCCACCCTGAGCGAGCTGGGCGAGTACGACGGCACGGCCCTCATGGAGTTCAAGACGAAGAAGGAGATCATCTACCTCCTGAACCACCTCAACGTCTGCACCTACGAGATGGACGACACGCCGCCTTTCCTGGTGAACCAGGAGGCCATCGACGTGGCCATCGAGCTCTGCCTGGCCATGGGCATGGACATCATCGACGAGGTGCACATCGCGCGTAAGCAGTACCTGGACGGCTCCATCCCCACGGGCTTCCAGCGCACGGCCATCGTGGGCATGAACGGCGGGCTCCCCTTCAAGGGCCGGAACCTCACGGTGACCCACCTCTCCATCGAGGAGGACTCCTGCCGCGAAGTGAGCGACAAGGGGCACCGCATCGTGTGGCGCACGGACCGGCTGGGCATGCCGCTCACCGAGACCGTCACGGGCCCGGACCTGCGCACGCCCGAGGAGGTGCGCGACGCCATCACCCTCTGCGGCCTGGTGGCGCGCAGCACGGGCCGGGTGCGCACGGGGCTGGGCGCGAGCCGGCAGGACGTGAACGTCAGCGTCAGGGGCGGCAGCCGCGTGGAGATCAAGGGCGTGCCCAAGGCGGGCTACGCCGTCAAGCTCGTGCACAACGAGGGGGTCCGCCAGGTGAACCTCCTGCGCTTCAGGGAGGAGCTGAACCGCCGCGGCATGCGCGAGCCCTCGGACATCCGCACCACCGCCTTCGACGTCACCGACATCTTCCAGGGCGTGGACCTGGGGTTCATGCAGCGCGCCATCCGGGGCGGGGGCAGGATCTTCGCCGTCAAGCTCGAGGGCGGCATGGGCCTGGCCCAGTTCCCCACCCAGCCCGACACCACCTTCCTGGACGAACTGAGCGGGCGCATCCGGGTCATCGCGTGCCTGGACGAGGCTCCCGTGGTCCTCAGCGGCCAGCACCTGCCCGAGTTCCCGGCCAAGCACCGGGTCCTGGACCGCCTCCGCCGCAAGCTGCGGGTGGCGGAGAACGACGACTACTACATCGTCTGCGGCCCGGAGGCCGACTGCCGCACCGCCGCCGAGGAGATCCGGCTGCGCTACGTCGACGCCCTCAAGGGGGTCCCCCAGGAGACCCGCCAGGCCATGGTGGGCGGCTTCACCACCTTCGAGCGGATCCTGCCCGGACCCGACCGCATGTATCCCGACACGGACTCCCCGCCCACCCGCATCACCGCCGAACGCGTCGAGGCCGCCCGCGCCCGCATGAAGCCCACCCCCTGGGAGCGCTTCCACCAGTTCGGCGCCTGGGGCGTGCCCCCGGAGACCACCGAGTTCCTCATCCGCAGGGGCGGCGTGGCCATCGTCGACGCCGTGGTGCAGCTCACCGGCGTGGACGGCCTGGTGGCCGCCGTGGAGATCGGGCAGCGGGCCAAGGCCCTCAAGCGCCGCGGCATCCCCATGGAGCGCCTGGGCGTGAACGAGTGGGTGCAGATCTTCGACCTCCTCACCGGGGGCCAGATCGCGCGGGAGGCCATCCCGGCCCTGGCCACCCACATGGCCGAGCACCCCGGCACGGGCGCCGAGACCGCCATGTCCGCCCTGGGCTTCGGCATCCAGCCCCGGGACGTGTGGAGCCGGCAGCTCTCCTTCCTGTCCATGGAGGACTACCGGATCGATCTGGGCGACTCGGACGCCAAGCGCCTGCGATTCCTTGCCGGGCGAGCCATGAAGGACCTGCTGGGCAAGGCCCCGGCCCGGGACGTGGCCGACTACCTGAGGACCCGACTCACCCAGGAGGCCTCCCGATGA
- a CDS encoding SIS domain-containing protein, translating into MCGIVSICYGAESPCLGFEGGELLKRLEYRGYDSTGGAFVGADGHIRLLKKVGAPSRVVVDLAMDQEKGQRFIGQVRWATYGAVTDVNSQPHHVRCKVEMVGAHNGNISNTDALKTWLAERGHRVVSDNDGEMITHVVEEFYAAGLAGPAQAPEGPRGGGVPDAAVLFIDAVRKADATCEGSYAAAFCDPRVPGVVAVKSGSSLYAGLGTDAFGEFVVVSSDLTSVLSKTRMLIPLSEGEGLWFTEREYAVFPLAGALAFSTPRPKRSKLNVRDTGLRAPFRYFMDQEIASSPENLEGILRYYFTDPATEGLFHAFEERLDLGKALLAKVAALHEAADEPALVEAFRRLRADPVHLELAAWVRPHMATLAPADPVSDERALLADLLRLEPGAGMDLTLYDHLVVWKKQRRVTRHLQDLVHAIRTAPGRVFLVASGTSHHASLVAAYFFNNLSGIGVFPVNPGTFRSMYLNTLAPGDLLIGITQSGETKDLVDIFQDVQARIPSLRRIALVNNENSRIPQELVEFYLPILCGPEIAVAATKSFLNQIAVLYVIAASFSLTDRKIAAKLKAAADLVTRTLETCGPDVEEAARRLHLEPSLHILGTGLIGLAREGALKIREVVLNHAEGYDAAEFKHGPNTILGKNTLFSIGDLAGLLEGYEAKRDGRPFAGGMAALRTWPELVEAHFSNYPLLFVCPSDERDVRITISQIHTHKIRGADILLIAEKNPEVAMAVAGKPSGQDRYWSKYLEVPASSDSNLFVFAASIILQRLAFRMSVLKMEYLDELKVVDHGVHPDSPKNVSKSITVD; encoded by the coding sequence ATGTGTGGAATCGTTTCCATCTGTTATGGCGCGGAGAGCCCGTGCCTGGGCTTCGAGGGCGGAGAGCTCCTCAAGCGCCTGGAATACCGCGGCTACGACTCCACCGGAGGCGCCTTCGTGGGCGCGGACGGCCACATCCGCCTCCTCAAGAAGGTCGGCGCCCCCAGCCGGGTCGTGGTGGACCTGGCCATGGACCAGGAGAAGGGGCAGCGTTTCATCGGCCAGGTGCGCTGGGCCACCTACGGCGCGGTCACCGACGTCAACAGCCAGCCCCACCACGTGCGGTGCAAGGTGGAGATGGTGGGCGCCCACAACGGGAACATCTCCAATACGGACGCCCTGAAGACCTGGCTCGCCGAGCGCGGCCACCGGGTGGTCTCGGACAACGACGGCGAGATGATCACCCACGTGGTGGAGGAGTTCTACGCGGCCGGCCTGGCCGGGCCCGCGCAGGCGCCCGAAGGTCCCCGCGGCGGCGGAGTCCCGGACGCCGCGGTCCTCTTCATCGACGCCGTGCGCAAGGCCGACGCCACGTGCGAGGGTTCCTACGCCGCGGCCTTCTGCGATCCCCGGGTTCCCGGCGTGGTCGCCGTGAAGTCCGGGTCGTCCCTCTACGCGGGCCTGGGCACGGACGCCTTCGGGGAATTCGTGGTGGTCTCCAGCGACCTCACCTCCGTCCTCAGCAAGACCCGCATGCTCATTCCCCTTTCCGAAGGGGAGGGCCTCTGGTTCACGGAGCGGGAGTACGCGGTCTTCCCCCTGGCGGGGGCGCTGGCCTTCTCCACCCCGCGGCCCAAGCGGTCCAAGCTCAACGTGCGGGACACGGGCCTGCGCGCCCCCTTCCGCTACTTCATGGACCAGGAGATCGCCTCCTCCCCGGAGAACCTGGAGGGGATCCTCCGGTACTACTTCACCGACCCCGCCACCGAGGGCCTCTTCCACGCCTTCGAGGAGCGCCTGGACCTGGGCAAGGCCCTGCTGGCCAAGGTGGCCGCCCTGCACGAGGCCGCGGACGAGCCCGCCCTCGTGGAGGCATTCCGGCGCCTGCGCGCCGACCCCGTGCACCTGGAGCTCGCGGCCTGGGTCCGGCCCCACATGGCCACCCTCGCCCCGGCCGACCCGGTTTCCGACGAGCGCGCCCTTCTGGCGGACCTCCTGCGCCTGGAGCCCGGAGCGGGCATGGACCTGACCCTCTACGACCACCTCGTGGTGTGGAAGAAGCAGCGCCGGGTGACCCGCCACCTGCAGGACCTGGTCCACGCCATCCGCACCGCCCCCGGCCGCGTCTTCCTGGTGGCTTCGGGCACCTCCCACCACGCCTCGCTGGTGGCGGCCTACTTCTTCAACAACCTCTCCGGCATCGGCGTGTTCCCCGTGAACCCCGGCACCTTCCGGTCGATGTACCTGAACACCCTGGCCCCCGGGGACCTGCTCATCGGCATCACCCAGTCCGGCGAGACCAAGGACCTGGTGGACATCTTCCAGGACGTGCAGGCCCGCATCCCCTCCCTGCGCCGCATCGCCCTGGTGAACAACGAGAACAGCCGGATCCCCCAGGAGCTGGTGGAGTTCTACCTGCCCATCCTCTGCGGCCCCGAGATCGCCGTGGCCGCCACCAAGAGCTTCCTCAACCAGATCGCCGTCCTCTACGTGATCGCCGCCTCCTTCTCCCTCACGGACCGCAAGATCGCCGCCAAGCTCAAGGCCGCGGCCGACCTGGTGACCCGCACCCTGGAGACCTGCGGCCCCGACGTGGAGGAGGCCGCCCGGCGCCTGCACCTGGAGCCCTCCCTGCACATCCTGGGCACCGGCCTCATCGGGCTGGCCCGGGAGGGCGCCCTCAAGATCCGCGAAGTGGTCCTCAACCACGCCGAGGGCTACGACGCCGCCGAGTTCAAGCACGGCCCCAACACGATCCTGGGCAAGAACACCCTCTTCTCCATCGGCGACCTGGCCGGCCTCCTGGAAGGCTACGAGGCCAAGCGGGACGGCCGCCCCTTCGCCGGCGGCATGGCGGCCCTGCGCACCTGGCCCGAACTGGTGGAGGCCCACTTCTCCAACTACCCCCTGCTGTTCGTGTGTCCCTCGGACGAGCGGGACGTTCGCATCACCATCAGCCAGATCCACACCCACAAGATCCGGGGCGCCGACATCCTGCTGATCGCCGAGAAGAACCCTGAAGTTGCCATGGCCGTGGCCGGCAAGCCTTCGGGACAGGACCGCTACTGGTCCAAGTACCTGGAAGTGCCCGCGTCCTCGGACTCGAACCTCTTCGTGTTCGCCGCGTCGATCATCCTGCAGCGGCTCGCTTTCCGCATGTCGGTGCTGAAGATGGAATACCTGGACGAACTGAAGGTGGTCGACCACGGCGTCCATCCCGACAGCCCGAAGAACGTATCCAAATCAATTACTGTTGATTGA